A region of Myxococcus stipitatus DSM 14675 DNA encodes the following proteins:
- a CDS encoding pyridoxal phosphate-dependent aminotransferase, translating to MSRFSPRTDFSRTPNPLAEALARHRAHGLPLLDLTVSNPTQVGLPTPGAGLLHPPGAYHYAPEPLGLASAREAVAAQVSSQGTSVSPAHLVLSASTSESYGWLFKLLCEPGDDVLVPAPCYPLFEHLAALEGVHTRAYRLPLAHGFGLDAGEVEAALGPRTRAVLVVNPGNPTGHFLHEGELAALAEVCARHGLALLCDEVFSPYGWDLEPGRVTSVAGRELPMLTFSLSGLSKVAGLPGLKLGWVHVGGPASARDEALARLEWVADTYLSVGTPVQLALPELLAHAPRFQAALLERVRANRQRLLAARPAHAAWDVVPAHGGWSAVLRIPREPGEEATCLALLDAGVLTQPGYFYDFGRGAFLVLSLLPPPEDFAAAMPPLTRVLAAE from the coding sequence GTGAGCCGCTTCTCACCTCGCACCGACTTCTCCCGCACCCCCAACCCGCTCGCGGAGGCGCTCGCCCGACACCGGGCCCACGGCCTCCCTCTGCTGGACCTCACCGTCTCCAACCCCACCCAGGTGGGGCTCCCCACCCCCGGAGCCGGCCTGCTTCATCCTCCTGGCGCTTATCACTACGCGCCGGAGCCCCTCGGCCTCGCCTCCGCTCGCGAGGCGGTGGCCGCCCAGGTGTCCTCCCAGGGCACCTCGGTCTCCCCAGCCCACCTGGTGCTCTCGGCCAGCACCAGCGAGTCCTACGGCTGGCTCTTCAAGCTCCTGTGCGAGCCCGGTGACGACGTCCTCGTCCCCGCCCCCTGCTACCCCCTCTTCGAGCACCTGGCCGCCCTGGAGGGCGTCCACACGCGCGCCTACCGTCTCCCCCTGGCCCACGGCTTCGGCCTGGACGCGGGAGAGGTGGAGGCCGCGCTGGGCCCTCGCACGCGCGCCGTGCTGGTGGTCAACCCCGGCAACCCCACCGGCCACTTCCTCCATGAAGGGGAGCTGGCCGCGCTGGCGGAGGTCTGCGCGCGCCACGGGCTGGCCCTGCTCTGCGACGAGGTGTTCTCCCCCTACGGCTGGGACCTCGAGCCGGGCCGCGTGACGTCCGTCGCCGGACGCGAGCTGCCCATGCTGACGTTCAGCCTCTCCGGCCTCTCCAAGGTGGCGGGCCTGCCCGGCCTGAAGCTGGGCTGGGTCCACGTGGGCGGTCCCGCCTCCGCGCGCGACGAGGCCCTGGCGAGGCTGGAGTGGGTGGCGGACACGTACCTCTCCGTGGGCACACCCGTGCAGCTCGCGCTCCCGGAGCTCCTGGCTCATGCACCCCGCTTCCAGGCGGCGCTGCTGGAGCGCGTGCGAGCCAACCGCCAGCGCCTGTTGGCCGCGCGGCCCGCCCACGCGGCGTGGGACGTGGTGCCCGCCCACGGAGGGTGGAGCGCGGTGCTGCGGATTCCGAGGGAGCCGGGGGAGGAGGCGACCTGCCTCGCGCTGCTGGACGCGGGCGTGCTCACTCAGCCGGGCTACTTCTACGACTTCGGGCGAGGCGCCTTCCTGGTGCTCTCGCTGCTGCCTCCGCCCGAGGACTTCGCCGCCGCCATGCCCCCGCTCACGCGAGTGCTGGCGGCGGAGTAG